The Salvia splendens isolate huo1 chromosome 20, SspV2, whole genome shotgun sequence nucleotide sequence TACATTGGCGGTCCGGGAAAagtacttccaagaagggttcgatgCTACTGGCCGTCCCAGTCTCACGACGctccagaaatgtactgcagcaatccgtcagcttgctactggacaaacaacggatttgttcgacgagtacctgcACACTAGGATAGCACTGGGAGActgtgtttgatgaacttctgcaaaggcgttcGAGCAACCTTCACCGATGAATTCCTGAAGAAGCCAAGCaccgcagattgtcagtttctgctccgacttcacgaaCAAGCGTACAGATTACctgggatgcttggcagcgtcgattgcatgcattggcaatggaagaattgtcctgtggcgtggaggggatCATACatgagcggccacaaaggcacccaccccaccgttatactcgaggccgttgccgactaccgactatggatttggcatgcgctTTTCGGGGTctccggatcgaacaacgacatcaacgtgctcaaccaatcctacctcttcaccgaagttttgaatggtaaagcgctggccatcaacttcaccgctaacaactgCCAGtgtaaaatggggtactatcttgccgacggcatatatccgaagtggccaaccttcgtgaagacgttcaacaggccgataAACAAAAAACAAGCTCTTTTTGCGTAAAAGCAAGAGgttgctcgcaaggatgtggagagagcgttcggggttctacaagctcgattcaacattatcaaatccCTGGTCCGTGcatggtttatggagaatatggtcgatatcatgtatacatgcataatcttgcacaacatgattgttgCCGACGAATGACCTAATGcaggaaattggttcgaccctgaaaccgcGGGAAGCTCTTCatcaagtagtccgcctcgcagtggagtgcatcctcCTTTGCAAGAGCGAATATCTGTTTGggaaaggacacgtgattctatggcccacacccaactccaggaggatctaatggagcacatttgggcaaaatttggcaaccgttagacgatcaccgcatcactttccatgattatgcagatttcaataaattgtaatattaggatttcaattatgtatttttttcgtattttcggatgttgtaattttcgtgatttttaatgattttatgaattattagtattaatttaatatttcaatgaaatattaattgaatttgttggaaataaaaataaaaaatgaaattgaatgaatagttaagggatgagatggttaagagattgATGGATgcatgtgttgtctcttagttaagagatggggtaaaaagtgcagtggggcccatgaataatGAATGGATGAGTCGGTATTGAGACACGGATGGGGATGGCCTTAAGgaaactttttttctctctatcgaGGTggtctcattctccactaacaatatttcaatcacttttttctttttatctctcattactttaccaatatgcattaaaacccgCGTCATTTTAATTGTTGTCTTTTTTTagagtatgcactttctaattttggaaattcttTTTTCTCACTAATGAGGTAAGACCTATTCTTCagtaacaatactttaattactttttctttctgcaTCCCTTACTTTACAACTGATATATTGAAATTCATACCTAACAAAAAATGCATTCTCTTGTAAGACTGAGCGAATACTAATTACTTAGcctatactctctctgtccactaaaaatagagcacatttgtcatttttggttgtctgCGATAAATAGaaaacatttaaaaaatgaaagttttcaacaacttctctcttactttttctcttctctcttattgATAATagggaccccacattccacaaacactactattttgtacttttttccattctctcttactttaccaattccatattaaaactcgtgttattcacaatgtgtcctattgtttgtggacggagggagtatcatataGGTCGTGATGAGTATGGTCTTTTTGCGACAAAACTTCTCATTTTCAAACAACATCACGAATGAAATAAGACTAGAGTCTTTATGCTTAGTTTTATCGTGAAACACATGATTTTGGCCAAATTGTATTGCTTACTGATTTTGGAAAACACAACcggaatatttttcaaaatacatatttataatagGATGCTATCTCTTATAAACCATATAGTTTCGTTCACAACTCAGAGAGAGGATATCTCGAATATAGGTTAGAGTTATCAAATGATCAAGATGCATAATCCACGTGGGTAAATATGGGCTTAGAAGGAGTGGGCCAAAACAATGCCAAAAGATTGGGCCataatttgagagagaaaataattggTAACCACGTGGCTTGTGAGTGTTGAAACATGAGACCCGagtgacaaaaaaaaaaacagaaaacgaGAATCAATCTAATCTATTATGGATATAAAAGAAAAGGCAaaagagaaaaaggaaaggagGCGCCAAGAGATCTCTCTGCTCCGTACCATCCCTTACACCGATCATCAAAGGCACATTTTCTCAAACTCACACATTcctttatatattatttaaaatctTGAAATGTATATGTGAATTTCCTGCTAACACACATTGTATTATTGCGTTTGATTTAGTGACATTTAACAAGTGTGAGTGTTAGCTTGAGCTAGCATTGAGTGATTGTTACTAGTTAGACCATCTTCAATTTTACACTTAAATTGATTTAAATTGGAAATTACTTATCTCTGTGTTTTTATGTGATTGATCAGAATTTAAATGTGTGAtgatgttacggactcaattcccacatcggttgtgagaacaactggtgtgaagtatatagactaaatggacTATCTCTCCTAATATGCTAGTCTTTTGAGCTGAGTTCTCCTGTTTAGTCTGTATGAAATGATAAGAATTGGTTGTTCAGATGGTGGACCTCCGAAACTATAGCTGTGGTGACCGGTGCAAATAGGGGGATCGGGTTTGAGATAGTCCCACCAGCTCGCGTTGCACGAGATCACAGTCATTCTCACATCACGAGAGACGGGCGTTGGCCAAGAGGTAGCAAAGGTGTTGCAAGAAGGAGGTTTGAATGTAGTGTTTCACCAACTAGACATCACAGACCCTCCATCAATCCAATCATTTGTTCAATGGCTCAAACAAGAATATGATGGTGTGGATATATTGGTAGACTCTCACCCTTTTCTTGGGATATGAAAACTGTTTTCATTGATGGTGTGAGGATTTGTAGATAAACAATGCTGGAGTGAATTACAATGCTGGATCAGACAACTCTGGAAAAAGCTGAGCAAATTATCCAGACAAACTATTTTGGTACCAAAAACATGATCAAGGCAATGGTTCCTCTTATGAGGCCTTCCGAGCCAGGTGCTCGGATCGTTAATGTCAGTTCCAAATTGGGAAGGCTTAGCGGGAGGAGAAATGTAAGGTTGTTCGTTCATAATCAGATCAACGACTCAGATTCTCTGATATGGCCTTATTCGTTGTGTTTGTGTTGGTGTTGTGTAGAGAATTGAAAACGCTGAAGAACGAAAAAAGCTGGAAAACGAGGagttgctgtccgaggagttgATTGATGAAGTGATGGAAACATTCTTGAAGGAAGTGAAGGATGGGAGTTGGAAAGAAGGGGGATGGCCTAATGTGTTTACAGACTATTCTTTGTCGAAACTGGCGGTTAACACGTACACAAGGCTGATGGCGAGGGAGTTTGCTAGTCGGCCAGAAGGGCAGAAGATATACATCAATTGCTACTGCCCCGGGTGGGTGAGGACCGCTATGACTAGCTGGGCTGGACATATTAGTATCGAGGATGGAGCTGACACAGCCGTGTGGCTCGCCTTGCTTCCTGATCAGTTTGTGACTGGCAAGTTCTTCTCCGAGAGGCGGGAGATCAATTTCTGAGGTGCAAGATGTTGTTCTGTGAAGTACATTTCTGTTGCACTGGCTCCCACGTTTAGTTAGTATTCGGGGAAACAAGCATGGTGCATTGATGGTATATAGTATGTCTGtttgtgtttaaattttttttggaaatttgcTGATTGATTTGCATTATGGGAGGACttcggagaatgaacaagagcAACGTCGTTCGTCTGCATCGTTCTGTCTGTTCTACTATTGGAATTTGGAACTGGTTTGCTTTTGCTATCGGAATATGATACAAGAACAACAGTCATTTACAACAAGAACAGTACTAGTAGATTTTTGGGTAGTCTTTTTTTGTTTATGATACTAAGATTTAGTTATGCAATTGAGAGAAGTTTATTATTGAGGCTATTTTGGTGAGTTTGGGTTATTATGGTTGCTTGAGCAACTTCAGAAGGTGTTGCTTTCAGCCCATGCATATGCATTTTACAGCATAGACTATACGTAACTACAGATTAACTAATGGAATCAAATTCATTAGTTGGTTATGTGAATTTACCACATTGATGTTATCTTATCCCAATCCAAGTTCAAAAAATCTCTGCTTGCCCATTGTAAATGGGAGattgttttaacttttaagtgATGGCCTGATTATATTATAGGAGTATTGATTAAAATGAGTTGTTGACTAGTAATGTTTTGGCTTAATATCTAATTTCATGACTGTTTAAATGCTGTCTAgtacataatcataccatatttttttttctcagaTGTTTAAATGTTGCCTGGTGACAAATATTCTACCGCGATCATGTTGGTGGAACACTGTGATTTGTTGCTTTAGAGTAATTCCATATATTTCGAATAACAATAGTAATTAATTTCATCAACCAGTAGATATAATCAAgaatgcaaaaaataaaattcaacattTTCGGTAAATGTCCAGAATTTCTAGGAATCTTTGAAACTTGAAAGTAATATTGGGGAAAATAATAATCAAAGGGAGAAAGTAATATTGGCATTTAAGGTGGTGGGGTTTGTAGACATTTTCAGAGCTTTATCTCTTGCAATTACTTCACTGTGGCACGTTGTCTCTTTATTAACACTGTGTTCTCGGTGACACAATTATTGTACCTGGCTCATCAAAATTAGACACACATGCGATAAATACACCTTGTCTTAGCCTAACCAATATCATGTAGTACTCCATTATATTTCTAATTACTCCCCCTTCCACAATA carries:
- the LOC121781911 gene encoding (-)-isopiperitenone reductase-like, encoding MLDQTTLEKAEQIIQTNYFGTKNMIKAMVPLMRPSEPGARIVNVSSKLGRLSGRRNRIENAEERKKLENEELLSEELIDEVMETFLKEVKDGSWKEGGWPNVFTDYSLSKLAVNTYTRLMAREFASRPEGQKIYINCYCPGWVRTAMTSWAGHISIEDGADTAVWLALLPDQFVTGKFFSERREINF